The following are encoded in a window of Limibacter armeniacum genomic DNA:
- a CDS encoding S41 family peptidase produces the protein MKKIILATLFLISCLSFVSCENLFMEPSPSEDPQAVFNSMWETVRDKYSFFEYKNIDWESIRAEYESRISPEMSDEDLFYVLADMLNELRDGHVNIRSRFDVSVYKGINRVEGEDSLFTEFIPDFYDGDILEERYFIKLDDNDEEIRIANGFSNKIFSRVNLQGGLSKIGYIRYSSFVNTINKEALDNTLKRFEDAGVVGLILDMRENGGGSLTNAFRLSSRLINVDESTVLETVYKDGPAIDSFTAPAAYSVKKEGPIQFTKPVALLINRNSFSATSYFAAIMRAPGFEHVRSFGNNTGGGGGLPSDFQLPNGWYYRFSTTRTYTPFIGTDQIYIGENQFKGANGSELVHPENRFDFEAGVPVEFPISNERFEAAQDIQRDYLMEATMRLIIQNQEQWNQISPGQLIDFEL, from the coding sequence ATGAAAAAAATCATTCTTGCCACACTGTTTCTGATAAGCTGCCTTTCTTTTGTTTCCTGTGAAAATCTTTTCATGGAACCTAGCCCTTCTGAAGACCCACAAGCTGTTTTCAATAGTATGTGGGAGACTGTCAGGGATAAGTATTCTTTTTTCGAATATAAAAACATCGACTGGGAATCTATTCGTGCAGAATATGAATCTCGTATATCCCCTGAAATGTCGGATGAAGATCTTTTTTATGTATTGGCTGATATGCTTAACGAACTTAGGGATGGACATGTCAACATTAGGTCTAGATTCGATGTTAGTGTTTATAAAGGCATCAATAGGGTAGAAGGTGAGGACAGTCTCTTCACTGAGTTTATTCCAGATTTTTATGATGGAGATATTCTGGAGGAACGATACTTTATCAAGCTTGATGACAATGATGAGGAAATCAGAATTGCCAACGGATTTTCCAACAAGATTTTCTCAAGGGTTAATCTACAAGGAGGACTATCCAAAATTGGCTATATCCGTTATTCAAGTTTTGTCAATACAATCAACAAAGAAGCATTGGATAATACGCTAAAGAGATTTGAAGACGCAGGAGTTGTTGGACTTATACTGGATATGCGTGAAAATGGAGGAGGCTCTCTCACCAATGCATTCCGTTTGAGTAGTCGCCTAATCAACGTTGACGAAAGTACTGTACTTGAGACAGTCTACAAGGATGGTCCTGCAATAGACAGTTTTACAGCACCCGCTGCATACTCTGTCAAAAAAGAGGGGCCAATACAATTTACAAAGCCTGTTGCCTTACTGATCAACAGAAACTCATTTAGTGCTACATCCTACTTTGCTGCCATTATGCGTGCCCCAGGTTTTGAACATGTACGCAGTTTTGGCAACAACACTGGCGGGGGAGGAGGCTTACCTTCCGACTTTCAATTACCAAATGGCTGGTATTACAGGTTTTCGACAACCAGAACATACACCCCATTTATTGGCACAGACCAAATCTATATAGGCGAAAACCAATTTAAAGGAGCTAATGGGAGTGAGCTAGTACATCCTGAAAACAGATTTGATTTTGAAGCGGGTGTTCCAGTCGAATTTCCAATCAGCAATGAGCGCTTTGAAGCTGCTCAAGACATACAACGTGACTACCTGATGGAGGCTACTATGCGACTGATTATCCAGAATCAGGAACAATGGAACCAGATAAGCCCAGGTCAACTGATTGACTTTGAACTTTGA
- a CDS encoding M14 family metallopeptidase produces the protein MKQLYFLVLLTFLSTTTLMGQEEIPFKLKSPESFLGYELGTQFSFHHQALAYFKHASEVSSKVKLLSYGKSNEGRELVAAVITSEENMAQLEQIRQNNLISSGLQQGTVQGKRLPIIWLSSNIHGNEAASTETAMKVLYKLISSESDTVNQWLQEMVVVLDPCENPDGRDRYVNWYKQKKSTLPRANKEAWEHHEPWPSGRYNHYVFDLNRDWAWQTQVESRQRTKLYQQWMPLIHVDLHEMTAEAPYFFGPAAEPMHEEITPWQRSFHEIAGQNHAMHFDKEGWTYFSKETYDLFYPSYGDTWPMFNGAIGFTYEQGGNGRAGLSYERASGDTLTLADRVIHHYTSSISTLEVAYKHKNELLKEFDTFFKEGSKGLYKTYVLKYKGNEGKIEALKKLLDRQQIQYTYAASNRTVNGFNYFEGKEGPFTIQSGDLVISTNQPKGKFANVLFEPEATLSDSLTYDLTAWALPYAYGIEASALKTTIKTTSKEPTNHWTENDTPQDNTYAFLVKWKNIEDGYFLGQLLQEQIQVRYATEQFTIRGKNKVIEQFEPGSLVITRKDNPQLGDKFEKTIVDLANKHKQKLQVAFTGMADSGKDLGSSSKAFLKKPNIALVGGDKTTPTDFGELWYYFEQVLQYPVTVINTENLSSVDLQQYSTIIVPSGNYDQMEGRAKLLDFAKQGGKLIMVEKAIEIASKATGTELNKLTEELEKEKEKEKKGKNRRSYAEREREQLSEYIAGSIYKVDLDTTHPIAYGEQNKLFVIKGNKHLYPALENGWNVGVFDQNSLMSGFVGYKLKKQIPGTLSIGAEKFGKGQLVYFSDSPVFRGFWRGSMMTLNNALFFDF, from the coding sequence ATGAAACAACTATACTTTTTGGTGCTTTTGACCTTCTTGTCTACCACAACTCTAATGGGACAGGAAGAAATTCCTTTTAAGCTCAAATCTCCAGAATCATTTCTGGGATATGAGTTAGGTACCCAATTCAGTTTTCATCATCAAGCATTGGCTTACTTCAAACATGCCTCCGAAGTGTCGTCAAAAGTAAAGCTTCTCTCATACGGTAAGTCTAATGAGGGGAGGGAGTTGGTAGCTGCCGTAATTACCTCAGAAGAGAATATGGCACAACTAGAGCAAATACGCCAAAACAACTTGATCAGTTCAGGACTTCAGCAAGGTACTGTGCAAGGAAAACGCCTTCCTATTATTTGGCTAAGCAGCAATATCCATGGCAATGAAGCTGCCTCCACAGAAACAGCCATGAAAGTGCTTTATAAGTTGATCTCAAGTGAAAGCGACACCGTCAACCAGTGGCTACAGGAAATGGTGGTTGTTCTTGACCCTTGTGAAAACCCTGACGGTAGAGACCGATATGTAAATTGGTACAAGCAGAAAAAAAGTACCCTACCACGTGCAAACAAGGAAGCTTGGGAACATCATGAGCCTTGGCCTAGTGGCAGGTACAACCATTATGTCTTTGATTTGAATAGGGACTGGGCTTGGCAAACTCAGGTAGAAAGCCGTCAGCGAACCAAACTATATCAGCAATGGATGCCCCTAATCCATGTCGATTTGCATGAGATGACAGCCGAAGCTCCGTATTTCTTTGGTCCTGCAGCAGAGCCAATGCATGAGGAAATTACACCTTGGCAACGTTCCTTCCATGAGATTGCAGGTCAAAACCATGCTATGCATTTTGACAAAGAGGGCTGGACTTATTTCTCTAAAGAGACTTATGACCTTTTTTACCCAAGTTATGGCGATACATGGCCTATGTTTAACGGGGCTATTGGGTTTACCTATGAACAAGGAGGTAATGGAAGAGCTGGACTCTCTTACGAAAGAGCGTCTGGAGATACATTGACTTTAGCAGACAGAGTCATTCACCACTATACCAGTAGTATTTCAACTCTAGAAGTTGCTTACAAGCACAAGAATGAGTTGCTAAAAGAGTTTGACACCTTTTTCAAAGAAGGTTCTAAAGGCTTATACAAAACTTATGTTTTGAAATATAAAGGGAATGAAGGTAAAATTGAAGCACTCAAAAAACTGTTAGACAGACAGCAAATTCAATATACCTATGCAGCCAGCAACAGAACGGTAAATGGTTTCAATTACTTTGAAGGAAAAGAAGGTCCATTTACCATACAGTCAGGAGACCTAGTAATAAGTACCAATCAGCCAAAAGGCAAGTTCGCTAATGTATTGTTTGAGCCTGAAGCTACGCTGTCTGACTCTCTAACATATGACTTAACTGCATGGGCGCTTCCATATGCTTATGGTATTGAAGCTTCCGCACTCAAGACTACCATTAAAACTACATCAAAGGAACCTACCAATCATTGGACTGAAAATGATACACCTCAGGACAATACGTACGCCTTCCTAGTTAAATGGAAAAACATCGAAGACGGTTATTTCTTGGGACAACTTCTACAAGAGCAGATTCAAGTCCGTTATGCAACTGAGCAGTTCACGATAAGGGGGAAAAACAAAGTAATAGAGCAATTTGAACCCGGTTCCTTGGTAATTACCCGTAAAGACAATCCTCAATTGGGTGACAAGTTTGAAAAAACTATTGTCGATCTCGCAAATAAGCATAAGCAAAAACTACAGGTTGCTTTTACTGGTATGGCTGACAGCGGTAAAGACTTGGGGTCTTCTTCCAAAGCATTTTTGAAAAAACCGAATATAGCTTTGGTTGGAGGAGATAAAACAACGCCAACTGACTTCGGTGAATTATGGTACTACTTCGAGCAAGTGCTTCAATATCCCGTGACTGTCATTAATACAGAAAACCTGTCTTCGGTAGATTTACAGCAATACAGCACCATCATTGTACCTTCGGGTAATTATGACCAGATGGAAGGGAGAGCAAAACTTCTTGATTTTGCCAAACAGGGAGGTAAATTGATTATGGTAGAAAAAGCCATTGAGATTGCCTCAAAAGCCACAGGTACTGAGCTCAATAAACTCACTGAAGAGCTTGAAAAAGAGAAGGAAAAGGAGAAAAAAGGAAAAAACAGAAGAAGCTATGCAGAGCGAGAAAGGGAACAACTTTCAGAATATATAGCAGGAAGTATCTATAAGGTAGACCTAGATACAACACACCCAATTGCATACGGTGAACAGAACAAACTATTTGTCATCAAAGGGAATAAACACCTCTACCCAGCACTTGAAAATGGCTGGAATGTTGGTGTATTTGATCAAAATAGCCTTATGAGTGGCTTTGTTGGATATAAACTTAAGAAGCAAATTCCTGGTACATTATCCATTGGAGCGGAAAAATTCGGTAAAGGTCAATTAGTTTATTTCTCAGACTCACCTGTATTTCGAGGATTCTGGAGAGGTAGCATGATGACGCTTAATAATGCACTGTTCTTTGACTTTTAA
- a CDS encoding LOG family protein, with the protein MKDDKNKQPKDNTNQPKKWDASEEKIIQAFKQKDWNEIKSTNSWVIFKVMSEFVEGFEKLAKIGPCVSIFGSARTKGDHKYYKMTEEIAYKLVEHGYGVITGGGPGIMEAGNKGAHKAGGTSVGLNIHLPFEQFDNPYIDRDKLLTFDYFFVRKVMFVKYSQGFIVMPGGLGTLDELFEAYTLIQTKKIGRFPIVLVGKNYWSGLMDWIKTTLLEAENNVSPEDLNLISLVDTPDEAVKVIDDFYAQYLLSPNF; encoded by the coding sequence ATGAAAGACGATAAAAACAAACAACCTAAAGACAATACCAACCAACCTAAAAAGTGGGATGCTTCTGAAGAAAAAATTATACAGGCTTTTAAACAGAAGGACTGGAATGAAATCAAAAGCACTAATTCATGGGTGATTTTTAAAGTCATGTCTGAATTTGTGGAAGGGTTCGAGAAGCTCGCTAAAATAGGACCATGCGTTTCGATATTTGGTTCAGCCCGTACCAAAGGCGACCATAAATACTATAAAATGACTGAAGAAATTGCATACAAACTTGTAGAGCATGGTTATGGTGTCATTACTGGTGGAGGACCTGGTATTATGGAGGCTGGAAACAAAGGTGCACACAAAGCAGGAGGTACATCTGTAGGACTTAACATTCACTTACCATTTGAACAGTTTGACAACCCATACATTGACAGAGATAAGCTACTTACATTTGATTATTTCTTTGTACGAAAAGTCATGTTTGTCAAATACTCACAGGGATTTATTGTGATGCCAGGTGGACTAGGCACTTTAGATGAGCTGTTTGAGGCTTATACACTTATCCAAACCAAGAAAATTGGAAGGTTCCCAATAGTTCTTGTCGGAAAAAATTACTGGTCAGGTCTAATGGACTGGATCAAGACGACATTATTGGAAGCAGAAAACAATGTAAGCCCTGAAGACCTTAACTTGATTAGCTTGGTAGACACTCCTGATGAAGCAGTTAAAGTCATTGATGATTTTTATGCACAGTACCTGCTTTCTCCAAATTTCTAA
- a CDS encoding lytic transglycosylase domain-containing protein, producing the protein MKNYHQIILAAAGLLVLGSSSCNFQQPQQSQQNAIASMEAPKKEQANPLLNIDLPESFTFCGEKVKMEDIDVRERFDRELYVNTFWHSSTILMLKRANRWLPVIEEVLKEEGVPEDFKYLSMIESGLQNVVSPAGARGFWQFLSGTAKDYGLTVNGEVDERYHVEKSTRAACSYLKEAKDKLGSWTLAAAAYNRGVNGVRKALNEQKADDYYDLLLNEETSRYLFRILAIKMIHSDPQQYGFDLNDRVLYTQERLKYEKVEQSISDLPAYAQEKGISYKLLKRYNPWLRDSKLTLKNGESYLIALPR; encoded by the coding sequence TTGAAGAATTATCATCAAATCATACTAGCAGCAGCAGGACTTCTGGTATTAGGTTCATCGTCCTGTAACTTTCAGCAGCCACAACAGAGTCAGCAAAATGCAATAGCCTCAATGGAAGCTCCCAAAAAGGAGCAAGCTAACCCATTACTGAATATTGACTTGCCTGAAAGCTTTACCTTTTGTGGCGAAAAAGTCAAAATGGAAGATATTGATGTCAGAGAACGATTTGACAGAGAATTGTATGTCAATACATTTTGGCATTCGAGCACAATCTTAATGCTAAAACGAGCAAACCGTTGGCTTCCTGTCATCGAAGAGGTGTTAAAAGAGGAGGGTGTTCCAGAGGACTTTAAATACCTGTCTATGATAGAAAGTGGGCTGCAAAATGTAGTTTCCCCTGCCGGTGCAAGAGGCTTTTGGCAATTCCTGTCCGGTACAGCCAAAGATTATGGCCTAACGGTCAATGGTGAAGTGGATGAACGCTATCATGTAGAAAAATCCACAAGAGCTGCTTGTTCGTATCTTAAAGAAGCAAAAGATAAACTGGGGTCATGGACATTGGCTGCCGCTGCATACAACAGGGGAGTTAATGGAGTCAGAAAAGCATTAAATGAGCAAAAAGCCGATGACTATTATGATCTGCTTCTAAATGAGGAAACTTCACGTTACCTTTTCCGCATTCTTGCCATCAAGATGATTCATTCTGATCCACAGCAATATGGTTTTGACCTTAATGACCGTGTTCTTTATACACAAGAGCGCCTAAAATATGAGAAAGTGGAGCAGTCTATCAGTGACTTACCTGCTTATGCTCAGGAAAAAGGGATTTCTTACAAACTATTGAAACGTTATAACCCTTGGCTCAGGGATTCAAAACTCACTTTAAAGAATGGTGAATCATACCTGATAGCCCTGCCAAGGTAA
- the der gene encoding ribosome biogenesis GTPase Der — MANIVAIVGRPNVGKSTLFNRLVERRDAIMDNQSGVTRDRHYGKVTWTNKSFTVIDTGGYVVGSEDTFEAAIRDQVAVSLEEASVVLFVVDCITGLTDLDKDFAKVLRRSDKPVYLVANKADDTEKLYAANEFYELSMGDPFPIAAVSGSGTGDLLDAVVNHFEEDEEETDEKENNIPRISVIGRPNVGKSSFVNFLLNNNRSIVTDIAGTTRDAVDAHYNAFGHEFILTDTAGIRRKSRVHENIEFYSVMRSIKAIENSDICVLVVDATNGVESQDVNIINLAIKNKKGVVLMVNKWDLVEKSTNTARDVEREIRTKLPHLPYLPIIFASVHEKQRVMKVIEKAVTVYENKRKKIPTSQLNEAMLKEIENYPPPSYRGKYIKIKYITQIPTYNPTFAFFCNFPKHIKDPYKKYLENKLRSHFDFEGVPVQLVFRNK, encoded by the coding sequence ATGGCAAATATAGTGGCTATTGTAGGTCGTCCGAACGTCGGCAAATCAACCTTGTTCAACAGACTGGTTGAGCGAAGAGATGCGATTATGGACAACCAAAGCGGTGTAACCCGTGACCGTCACTACGGAAAAGTAACTTGGACAAACAAAAGTTTCACTGTCATTGATACTGGTGGATATGTTGTAGGATCTGAGGATACTTTTGAAGCAGCTATCCGAGATCAGGTAGCTGTATCATTAGAAGAAGCATCTGTTGTGCTTTTTGTGGTAGACTGTATCACTGGTCTTACTGACCTTGATAAGGACTTTGCAAAAGTACTGAGACGCTCAGACAAACCTGTATACTTGGTAGCGAACAAGGCTGATGATACAGAAAAACTGTACGCAGCCAATGAGTTCTATGAACTAAGCATGGGAGATCCATTCCCAATAGCTGCTGTTAGTGGTTCAGGAACTGGTGACCTGCTGGATGCAGTAGTCAACCACTTCGAAGAGGATGAGGAAGAAACGGACGAAAAAGAAAATAACATTCCAAGAATTTCGGTGATTGGTCGTCCTAACGTAGGTAAATCGTCTTTTGTAAACTTCTTGTTGAACAACAACAGAAGTATCGTAACTGATATTGCAGGTACTACACGTGATGCTGTCGATGCCCATTACAATGCATTCGGACATGAGTTTATCCTAACCGATACTGCGGGTATTCGTCGTAAATCAAGAGTACATGAAAATATCGAGTTCTACTCAGTAATGCGCTCTATCAAGGCCATTGAGAACTCGGATATCTGTGTATTGGTAGTAGATGCCACCAATGGTGTAGAATCTCAGGATGTGAACATCATCAACCTTGCCATCAAGAATAAAAAAGGGGTGGTACTGATGGTGAACAAATGGGACTTGGTAGAAAAGTCAACCAATACCGCTCGTGATGTTGAGCGTGAGATTCGTACAAAACTACCTCACTTGCCTTACTTACCAATCATTTTTGCATCAGTACACGAAAAGCAGCGTGTAATGAAAGTGATTGAAAAGGCTGTTACTGTTTATGAGAACAAACGCAAGAAAATCCCTACTTCACAGCTGAATGAAGCGATGCTGAAAGAGATAGAAAACTATCCACCACCATCGTATCGTGGAAAGTACATCAAGATCAAATACATTACACAGATCCCAACGTACAATCCAACTTTTGCATTCTTCTGTAACTTCCCTAAACACATTAAGGATCCTTACAAGAAGTATTTGGAAAACAAGCTGAGAAGCCACTTTGATTTTGAAGGAGTTCCTGTACAACTCGTATTCAGAAACAAGTAA
- a CDS encoding DUF4249 family protein: MKAFLGIFLALLGFVSCESTEVRDPSNVIVVEAYLYAGQPVKDVRLKRLNEVAVNEGLYINDALVTVLWRGNRYPLEQDSQEEGNYLYEGNELEVMEGEQYGLEIRYNGVLITASTRVPMRPSNVRLSSGTMFLRENDGLVQPGNNFVSLVWDNPDSANFIVTTKSVVEEEEKIPFEEGNILLTLLNIRGTLTTKEEQVVYDVNFQKYGTNQVTLMAVDSPYVEFFGGNNPEIEHLLRDPTNIENGTGIFSGIATDTSFILLIPAE; this comes from the coding sequence ATGAAGGCTTTTTTGGGAATATTTTTAGCGTTATTAGGGTTTGTTTCCTGTGAGAGTACAGAAGTTCGAGACCCCTCGAATGTAATTGTAGTAGAAGCCTACCTTTATGCAGGTCAACCTGTTAAGGATGTCCGTTTGAAACGGTTGAATGAAGTAGCTGTTAATGAAGGACTCTATATCAATGATGCACTTGTCACTGTTTTATGGAGAGGTAACCGATACCCACTTGAGCAGGACTCTCAAGAGGAAGGCAACTATCTTTATGAGGGGAATGAACTAGAGGTGATGGAAGGAGAACAGTATGGACTAGAAATCAGGTACAATGGCGTTTTGATCACAGCCTCCACAAGGGTTCCAATGCGGCCTAGTAATGTGAGACTTTCTTCAGGAACCATGTTTTTACGAGAAAATGATGGCTTAGTACAGCCTGGAAATAATTTTGTCAGTTTGGTTTGGGACAACCCTGATAGTGCCAATTTTATTGTGACAACCAAAAGTGTCGTTGAAGAAGAGGAGAAAATCCCGTTTGAGGAAGGAAATATATTACTAACCCTTCTTAACATAAGAGGGACACTCACCACAAAAGAAGAACAGGTGGTGTATGATGTCAATTTCCAGAAATATGGTACAAATCAAGTTACCTTGATGGCTGTAGACAGTCCTTATGTAGAGTTTTTTGGAGGAAATAACCCTGAGATAGAACACCTTTTACGGGACCCAACGAATATTGAAAATGGCACAGGAATATTTTCAGGAATCGCGACAGATACCTCTTTTATATTGCTTATACCTGCCGAATAA
- a CDS encoding TonB-dependent receptor, translated as MMIRDLKLKLIFLLMLGLFCSYAGNVEAQVQDTLKISESYQDVLLMDILEDFQSKYNLQFAFDGDLLKDIKISVTLDEASVVEAMNTILSDTDLGFMLLDDVQILIRPKDEIEELSEVSYDINITGTLKDAQSGEPLPYATIYVKDTRKGTVTNQFGFFTLLEVPTDTSTIVCQYIGYQPMEYKLSSYVSKQRLDLRMERGAKELQEVVVWDDNIPQLLDASSDAGSYSVDPSTFKVLPSLGQVDVFRSLQLMPGIGSTNETSGGLVIRGSGNDKNLMLFDGISIYHLDHFFGTFSAFNADAIKNIQVNKGGFGAEYGGRVSGVVNITGKEGSSSKMGGTMGVNLLSASGYLEVPLVKNRLRLMLAGRRSYTDLVRNRLFQKLFDAAVETNASIDRVGFGGEPFIPTFFFYDVNAKLTWTPKDKDVFSLSYYGGRDELIFDERQQDSEDGFLVTYNLDQLQNWGTKGGSFRWGRQWSDRYASDFKISYSLYRSKLDDRHLFTLKSDATGEEGVIFNFFQVQNNKVQDASVKWDHDYALNSKHRLSYGVQATYNDARLTFDLVSTTLDEFDEEGTQVGVYVQDIYNPIPDWSITAGLRYNYFDLSRSKILEPRLSTSYSFNPSLRVKAAWGQYSQFVSRVVRHTVYSGSPDFWVLANGNEVPDITATHYIAGVTYEQDAWLLDGEVYFKKSEGIVSYIPRVVNFSPTVVISEDDFYFPGDERVIGLDVLLQKKVGKYTGWISYTLAKVTNKFDKVNQGEWFPGQDDHRHEFKTVNIYNLKRWVFALTWAYGSGKPFTLPDNTLTIENPNGDELLFNYADIYNDNRLPAYHRLDISVTYRTHIKDKLELELGASCFNLYNRKNIKYKKLVSVPQEITEQTGRTFVLTDVQQLGILPGVSMKISF; from the coding sequence ATGATGATTCGTGACTTAAAGCTAAAACTGATCTTTTTATTGATGCTCGGGTTGTTCTGCTCATATGCTGGTAATGTTGAAGCACAGGTGCAGGATACCTTAAAGATTTCAGAGAGCTATCAGGATGTATTATTAATGGACATCTTGGAGGACTTTCAATCGAAGTACAATTTGCAGTTTGCTTTTGATGGAGATCTGCTAAAAGATATCAAGATAAGTGTAACACTAGATGAGGCCTCCGTGGTTGAGGCAATGAATACCATTCTTTCAGACACAGATTTAGGTTTTATGCTGCTTGATGATGTTCAAATTCTAATTAGACCAAAAGATGAGATCGAAGAACTGAGTGAAGTGTCTTATGATATAAATATCACAGGGACCCTGAAAGATGCCCAATCGGGAGAGCCATTACCATATGCAACCATTTATGTAAAAGATACCCGCAAGGGTACAGTAACCAACCAGTTTGGTTTTTTTACTTTATTGGAAGTACCTACCGATACATCCACGATAGTCTGTCAGTATATTGGTTATCAGCCAATGGAATATAAGCTATCATCTTATGTAAGTAAGCAAAGGTTAGACTTACGCATGGAAAGAGGCGCTAAAGAGCTTCAGGAGGTAGTTGTTTGGGACGATAATATACCACAGTTGCTGGATGCATCATCTGATGCAGGTAGTTACTCAGTAGACCCCTCTACATTTAAGGTATTGCCATCATTGGGACAGGTAGATGTTTTTAGGTCTTTACAGCTGATGCCTGGAATAGGAAGTACCAACGAAACATCGGGAGGATTAGTCATACGGGGAAGTGGAAATGATAAAAACCTGATGCTTTTTGATGGTATATCAATCTATCACTTGGACCATTTTTTTGGAACCTTCAGTGCATTTAATGCTGATGCCATCAAGAATATTCAGGTAAACAAAGGAGGTTTTGGTGCCGAATATGGAGGAAGGGTTTCAGGAGTAGTAAATATAACAGGAAAAGAAGGTAGCAGTTCCAAGATGGGTGGTACGATGGGAGTTAACTTGTTAAGTGCATCCGGATATTTAGAGGTTCCGCTTGTTAAAAATAGGTTACGGTTGATGCTGGCAGGTAGACGCTCCTATACGGACCTAGTAAGAAATAGATTATTCCAGAAACTATTTGATGCTGCGGTTGAAACAAATGCATCTATTGATAGGGTTGGTTTTGGTGGAGAACCTTTTATACCTACGTTTTTCTTTTATGATGTAAATGCAAAGTTGACATGGACACCTAAGGATAAGGATGTGTTTTCATTATCCTATTATGGAGGTCGGGATGAACTGATATTTGATGAAAGGCAACAAGACTCAGAAGATGGGTTTCTAGTTACTTACAACCTTGATCAATTACAGAATTGGGGAACAAAGGGAGGTAGCTTTCGATGGGGGAGGCAGTGGAGTGACCGTTATGCTTCTGACTTCAAAATCTCATATTCACTGTACAGGAGTAAGCTAGATGACCGCCACCTTTTTACATTGAAATCAGATGCAACAGGTGAAGAAGGAGTAATTTTCAATTTCTTTCAGGTACAAAATAATAAAGTACAGGATGCATCAGTAAAGTGGGACCATGATTATGCTTTAAACTCAAAACATAGACTTTCGTATGGTGTGCAGGCAACTTACAATGATGCCCGATTGACATTTGATTTGGTCTCGACAACACTGGATGAGTTTGATGAGGAAGGAACACAGGTAGGTGTTTACGTACAGGATATATACAACCCAATACCAGATTGGAGTATTACGGCAGGACTTAGGTACAACTATTTTGACCTGAGTAGGTCCAAAATATTGGAACCAAGGTTATCAACTTCTTATTCCTTTAATCCTTCTTTGAGGGTGAAAGCAGCATGGGGACAGTACAGTCAGTTTGTTTCTAGGGTTGTAAGGCATACGGTATATAGTGGTAGTCCTGATTTTTGGGTACTAGCCAATGGTAACGAGGTTCCAGATATTACAGCGACCCATTATATCGCAGGTGTTACTTATGAGCAGGACGCTTGGTTATTGGATGGAGAAGTTTATTTCAAGAAGTCAGAAGGGATTGTCAGTTATATTCCGAGAGTTGTGAACTTCTCTCCTACTGTTGTAATTTCAGAAGATGACTTCTATTTCCCCGGAGATGAGCGGGTAATTGGACTAGATGTATTGCTTCAGAAAAAAGTTGGCAAATACACGGGTTGGATAAGCTACACACTAGCAAAGGTGACGAACAAGTTTGACAAAGTGAATCAGGGAGAATGGTTTCCAGGACAGGATGACCATCGGCATGAGTTCAAAACTGTCAATATTTATAACCTTAAAAGATGGGTGTTTGCACTTACTTGGGCTTATGGTTCAGGTAAGCCTTTTACTTTACCTGATAATACTTTAACCATTGAAAACCCAAATGGAGATGAGTTACTTTTTAACTATGCTGATATCTATAATGATAACCGTTTGCCTGCATATCATCGACTTGACATTTCTGTAACTTATAGGACGCATATAAAGGATAAACTGGAGTTGGAGCTGGGAGCATCATGCTTTAATCTTTATAACAGGAAAAATATCAAGTACAAGAAATTGGTGAGCGTTCCACAGGAAATTACAGAGCAAACAGGGCGAACATTTGTACTGACAGATGTTCAGCAATTGGGAATATTACCGGGTGTATCCATGAAAATCAGTTTTTGA